The following proteins come from a genomic window of Streptomyces sp. GS7:
- a CDS encoding transcriptional regulator: protein MALDSRWRRIGHYGARALPGWVCVAEGIDKMVTGIESPVTSERGLTARLRYLTASGAGYEAMDRAGIHVRPRTLIAWLAEERTPSKANLVRLDNAYWDLRRRNVVADLKRRLANRGRGTRIEIDPADQSQVDPRHRRDVETRSVNVRGTIWDRAVDAWISHDARELEAIWDEIIQGGLGTDWDAYTYVSSVGWAA, encoded by the coding sequence ATGGCCCTGGATTCCCGCTGGCGCCGGATCGGCCATTACGGTGCCAGGGCGCTGCCCGGCTGGGTCTGCGTGGCCGAAGGCATCGACAAGATGGTCACCGGCATCGAATCGCCCGTGACATCCGAGCGCGGCCTGACGGCCCGCCTGCGCTACCTCACCGCATCCGGCGCGGGCTACGAGGCCATGGACCGCGCCGGCATCCACGTCCGCCCCCGCACCCTCATCGCCTGGCTCGCCGAGGAACGCACCCCCAGCAAAGCCAACTTGGTCCGCCTCGACAACGCCTACTGGGACCTGCGGCGCCGGAACGTGGTCGCCGACCTCAAACGCCGGCTGGCCAACCGGGGCCGCGGCACGCGCATCGAGATCGACCCCGCCGACCAGTCCCAGGTAGACCCCCGCCACCGCCGTGACGTGGAGACCCGCTCCGTCAACGTCCGTGGCACCATCTGGGACCGGGCCGTCGACGCGTGGATCTCGCACGACGCGCGAGAACTCGAAGCGATCTGGGACGAGATCATCCAAGGCGGCCTTGGCACTGACTGGGACGCCTATACCTATGTCTCTTCCGTCGGCTGGGCGGCCTAA
- a CDS encoding alcohol dehydrogenase catalytic domain-containing protein, with the protein MRAAVLTRFGAPLTVREVPDPGSGGGEVVVEVLAAFVPPYAAEVFSGARNYPLVPPVVPGVGGVGRIVQVGPDATRLRVGDLVWCDSTVRSRDDALTPDITLQGWSSRGEGGARLARYLHDGSFAELMRVPTENVFQLPAAAVEDPARWASLGVHVIPYGGLLAGGLAAGETLLVSGATGNLGSSAVAVALAMGAGRMVAPGRNRVALDLLADRFGPRVRPVPLTGDVAGDSAAMSAAGDGPIDMVIDLLPPSAPSSAARAAAMTVREYGRVVLMGGVGMLGGDDLALPYPWIMRNSITVRGQWMYPRTTNVGIIRLLASGALDLAPERVRSFGLDAVNDAVAYAASHGGPFDRTTLTPAQGPLEPNVSERSCKSVM; encoded by the coding sequence GTGCGAGCAGCGGTACTGACGCGGTTCGGCGCCCCGCTGACGGTGCGGGAGGTGCCCGACCCCGGATCCGGCGGCGGCGAGGTGGTGGTCGAGGTGCTCGCCGCCTTCGTGCCCCCGTACGCGGCCGAGGTCTTCAGCGGCGCGCGGAACTACCCCCTGGTCCCTCCCGTCGTGCCCGGTGTCGGCGGCGTGGGACGGATCGTCCAGGTCGGCCCGGACGCCACCCGGCTGCGCGTCGGCGACCTGGTGTGGTGCGACTCCACGGTGCGCTCGCGGGACGACGCCCTGACGCCCGACATCACGCTCCAGGGCTGGAGCTCCCGCGGCGAGGGCGGAGCGCGGCTCGCCCGGTACCTGCACGACGGATCGTTCGCCGAACTCATGCGGGTCCCGACGGAGAACGTCTTCCAGCTGCCCGCCGCCGCGGTGGAGGACCCGGCCCGCTGGGCCTCGCTCGGCGTGCACGTCATCCCTTACGGCGGGCTGCTGGCCGGCGGGCTCGCAGCCGGTGAGACGCTGCTCGTCAGTGGGGCCACCGGCAACCTCGGCAGCAGTGCGGTCGCGGTCGCGCTCGCGATGGGGGCGGGCCGCATGGTCGCCCCGGGCCGCAACCGGGTCGCGCTCGACCTTCTCGCCGACCGGTTCGGTCCGCGCGTGCGCCCGGTGCCGCTGACCGGGGACGTGGCCGGCGACAGCGCGGCGATGTCCGCGGCGGGCGACGGCCCGATCGACATGGTGATCGACCTGCTCCCGCCGAGCGCACCCAGCTCGGCGGCGCGCGCGGCGGCCATGACCGTGCGCGAGTACGGTCGCGTTGTCCTCATGGGCGGCGTCGGCATGCTCGGCGGCGACGACCTCGCGCTCCCGTACCCGTGGATCATGCGCAACTCGATCACCGTGCGCGGCCAGTGGATGTACCCGCGCACAACGAACGTCGGCATCATCCGGCTCCTCGCCTCGGGCGCGCTGGACCTCGCCCCCGAACGGGTCAGGTCGTTCGGCCTCGATGCCGTCAACGACGCCGTTGCGTACGCCGCCTCACATGGCGGCCCGTTCGACCGCACCACCCTTACCCCTGCCCAAGGGCCTCTGGAACCGAATGTGTCTGAAAGATCGTGTAAGTCCGTGATGTGA
- a CDS encoding LysR family transcriptional regulator: MDISSAGLRVLRQIAESGSFTAAAARLGYTQSAVSRQAASLERSAGTALFERRPDGVRLTPAGLTLLRHARTILDCLTAAERDLTGAVVRTELVRLGLFLSAGAAILPPALARLAATDPQITVTTTEGTTPTLIRALRAGSIDLAVLTSRPPHRPLDGESPRLHVETVTDTELVVAAPSTGEFAGRTTVHVDELVDAAWIATPASNSEPLLGVWPGLPGRPRIVHCARDWLTKLQLVAGGFGMTTVPSRLSPVLPPGVSLLHVEGAPPEIRRVLVARLPGRPTPAITAVTRAITSTA; encoded by the coding sequence ATGGATATCTCCAGTGCGGGCCTACGGGTCCTGCGGCAGATCGCGGAGTCCGGCAGCTTCACCGCCGCAGCCGCCCGGCTCGGCTACACGCAGTCGGCGGTCTCGCGCCAGGCCGCCTCCCTCGAACGGAGCGCGGGCACTGCCCTGTTCGAACGCCGTCCCGACGGGGTGCGGCTCACCCCGGCGGGTCTGACCCTGCTGCGCCACGCTCGCACGATCCTGGACTGCCTCACGGCGGCCGAGCGGGACCTCACCGGCGCCGTTGTGCGGACCGAACTGGTGCGGCTCGGACTGTTCCTGAGCGCGGGCGCGGCCATCCTGCCTCCCGCACTCGCCCGCCTCGCGGCGACCGACCCACAGATCACGGTCACCACGACCGAGGGCACCACGCCCACCCTGATCCGGGCGCTGCGCGCGGGCTCGATCGACCTCGCCGTGCTGACGTCCCGCCCGCCCCACCGGCCCTTGGACGGCGAGTCACCGCGCCTGCACGTCGAGACCGTCACGGACACCGAGCTCGTCGTGGCGGCGCCTTCGACCGGAGAGTTCGCCGGCCGCACCACCGTGCACGTCGACGAACTGGTCGACGCCGCGTGGATCGCCACCCCGGCGTCGAACTCCGAGCCACTGCTCGGCGTCTGGCCCGGCCTGCCCGGACGGCCGCGCATCGTCCACTGCGCGCGCGACTGGCTGACGAAGCTTCAACTGGTCGCCGGCGGCTTCGGGATGACGACGGTGCCCTCCCGGCTCTCGCCGGTGCTGCCGCCCGGGGTGAGCCTGCTGCACGTCGAAGGCGCGCCTCCCGAGATCCGCCGGGTTCTCGTGGCGCGCCTGCCCGGCCGCCCCACCCCGGCGATCACGGCCGTCACCCGAGCGATCACCTCAACTGCCTGA
- a CDS encoding TetR/AcrR family transcriptional regulator, translating into MSRWEPGARERLVVAAVDLFTEQGYDATTVAQIAERAGVTKSTFFRHFPDKRELLVAGQETLSRLLTEGIAEAPDRATPLQAVAAGLERASSAMGPMNRELAPRLKAAVAASAELQERDALKTVSLAAAMTAALVARGLPDPTAALASELGVLAFKRGFAQWSEGDRDGKDELAGYVLAALDELRAVSASLG; encoded by the coding sequence ATGAGTAGGTGGGAACCAGGCGCACGCGAACGCCTCGTCGTGGCCGCAGTCGACCTGTTCACCGAGCAGGGATACGACGCCACGACGGTCGCGCAGATCGCCGAGCGGGCCGGGGTCACCAAGAGCACCTTCTTCCGACACTTCCCCGACAAGCGCGAGCTGCTGGTGGCCGGACAGGAGACGCTGAGCCGGCTGCTCACCGAGGGGATCGCCGAAGCCCCCGACCGCGCCACCCCGCTACAGGCGGTCGCCGCCGGTCTTGAACGCGCGTCGAGCGCGATGGGCCCCATGAACCGCGAGCTCGCCCCGCGCCTGAAAGCGGCCGTCGCCGCCAGCGCCGAGCTGCAAGAGCGTGACGCCCTCAAGACCGTCAGCCTCGCCGCCGCGATGACGGCCGCCCTGGTCGCCCGCGGCCTGCCCGACCCCACCGCGGCCCTCGCGAGCGAGCTGGGCGTCCTCGCCTTCAAGCGCGGGTTCGCCCAATGGTCCGAGGGCGACCGTGACGGCAAGGACGAACTCGCCGGATACGTCCTGGCGGCCCTGGACGAGCTGCGTGCAGTGAGCGCATCGCTGGGCTGA
- a CDS encoding SDR family oxidoreductase: MRVFVTGATGLIGSTVVAELLGNGHTVLALARSDASALAAEAAGAEPLRGALADLDVLRAGVTQADGVVHLAFGNDFSSPEALAKNIAEESTALAALGEELVGSNRPFVTVSGTPQAPGRTSTEADPVPTDGPVGGRGRTVTAVLDLAARGVRSTAVRLPRTVHNQGAGGFAGLLTDIARRSGVSGYPGDGTQRWPAVHALDAAVLLRLALEQAQAGSVWHAVADEGDRVRDIAAVIGRRLGLPVEPVPSQTYGPLGPIFATDQPSSSTHTRQTLGWEPQHPGLLEDLENIQP, from the coding sequence ATGCGTGTCTTCGTCACCGGTGCCACCGGTCTGATCGGGTCCACCGTCGTCGCCGAACTGCTCGGCAACGGCCACACCGTCCTCGCACTCGCCCGTTCCGACGCGTCCGCACTCGCCGCCGAGGCTGCCGGCGCCGAGCCGCTCCGCGGAGCCCTCGCCGATCTGGACGTCCTCCGAGCCGGCGTCACTCAAGCCGACGGGGTCGTCCACCTGGCGTTCGGCAATGACTTCAGCAGCCCCGAGGCCCTCGCGAAGAACATCGCCGAGGAGAGCACCGCCCTCGCGGCCCTCGGCGAGGAACTCGTCGGCAGCAACCGCCCCTTCGTGACCGTCTCGGGTACGCCCCAGGCCCCGGGCCGCACCTCCACCGAGGCCGACCCGGTGCCGACCGACGGACCGGTCGGCGGCCGCGGCCGCACGGTCACAGCCGTCCTGGACCTTGCCGCGCGCGGGGTCCGGAGCACGGCCGTACGCCTGCCGCGCACGGTCCACAACCAGGGCGCGGGCGGGTTCGCCGGCCTGCTGACCGACATCGCACGCCGGAGCGGGGTGTCCGGCTACCCGGGCGACGGCACACAGCGCTGGCCGGCCGTCCACGCGCTCGACGCGGCAGTCCTCCTCCGACTCGCCCTGGAACAGGCACAAGCCGGCAGCGTCTGGCACGCCGTGGCCGACGAGGGAGACCGGGTGCGGGACATCGCCGCGGTCATCGGCCGACGGCTGGGCCTGCCGGTCGAGCCGGTGCCGTCGCAGACGTACGGCCCTCTCGGCCCGATCTTCGCGACCGACCAGCCCTCGTCCAGCACCCATACCCGGCAGACCCTCGGCTGGGAGCCGCAACACCCCGGCCTCCTGGAGGACCTGGAGAACATCCAGCCCTGA
- a CDS encoding PmrA: MVALLARSRHASVRSLERYARPGVDAVAQHVAEHDPAVRWNR; this comes from the coding sequence GTGGTGGCTCTCCTGGCCCGCTCCCGACACGCCTCCGTGCGGTCCCTGGAGCGATACGCCCGTCCCGGCGTCGACGCGGTCGCCCAGCACGTCGCCGAGCACGACCCCGCCGTTCGGTGGAACCGCTGA
- a CDS encoding nucleotidyltransferase domain-containing protein has protein sequence MARETDRAALAAEVCLALKRCCPGSSTALIGSLASGTADAFSDIDVAWVVPDAQFPDCLARVVEALGEVRPVDDVRSDPDFHRSDRRRLLFVRFVGVPLFWRLDLDVRTASVADDLHYDAGNPRRAPVRVSGHGRPVPWPMPSAR, from the coding sequence ATGGCGAGAGAGACCGATCGTGCCGCCCTGGCCGCCGAGGTGTGCCTCGCGCTGAAGAGGTGTTGCCCGGGCTCAAGTACGGCGCTGATCGGCTCGCTGGCGTCAGGTACTGCGGACGCCTTCAGCGACATCGACGTCGCGTGGGTCGTGCCGGACGCGCAGTTCCCGGACTGTCTGGCCCGCGTGGTGGAGGCATTGGGTGAGGTTCGGCCGGTCGACGACGTCCGCAGTGACCCGGACTTTCACCGTTCCGACCGCCGCCGCTTGCTGTTCGTCCGCTTCGTGGGGGTGCCGCTGTTCTGGCGGCTTGATCTGGATGTCCGCACCGCATCGGTCGCGGATGACCTGCACTACGACGCGGGGAATCCGCGGCGCGCGCCCGTGAGGGTGAGTGGTCACGGCCGGCCAGTGCCCTGGCCAATGCCGTCGGCGCGGTAA
- a CDS encoding helix-turn-helix domain-containing protein, translated as MARLLDHMRRFRGLSLRDLARHRGGFSHHTYGAVLRGDRPMSTALLIALLGACNVDPGPTERWVSILAVVRPSEVVFRRVLAERPTTPLAPLRHEQRRRRDQ; from the coding sequence CTGGCCCGGCTCCTGGATCACATGCGCCGCTTCCGCGGGCTGAGCCTGCGAGACCTTGCACGCCACCGGGGCGGCTTCTCCCACCACACCTACGGCGCCGTTCTTCGCGGTGACCGGCCGATGTCCACCGCCCTGCTCATCGCCTTGCTGGGCGCCTGCAACGTGGATCCGGGCCCCACCGAGCGGTGGGTGTCGATACTGGCCGTTGTGCGACCGTCGGAGGTGGTATTCCGTCGAGTCCTGGCGGAGCGGCCAACCACGCCACTGGCGCCCCTTCGCCATGAACAGCGGCGGAGGCGTGATCAGTGA
- a CDS encoding helix-turn-helix domain-containing protein: protein MNALPTGDGHDRHLVDFAEALRALRQRASHPSLAEMSRRSGVCIASLSGAHNGRTLPTWRTVEGYVRACGADPERWRSRWENLRLTQHTDTGDKHAAVLKEMGSHRPAHSTPVGQERGRAGPAPGSHAPLPRAEPARPCTPPGRLLPPHLRRRSSR, encoded by the coding sequence ATGAACGCCCTGCCCACCGGCGACGGCCACGACCGTCACCTGGTGGACTTCGCCGAGGCCCTGCGCGCGCTGCGCCAACGGGCCTCGCACCCAAGCCTCGCCGAGATGTCCCGGCGCTCCGGCGTCTGCATCGCCTCGCTCTCAGGCGCGCACAACGGCCGCACGCTGCCCACCTGGCGGACGGTGGAGGGATACGTCCGGGCCTGCGGCGCCGATCCCGAGCGGTGGCGCTCCCGGTGGGAGAACCTCCGTCTCACCCAGCACACCGATACCGGCGACAAGCACGCAGCCGTGCTGAAAGAGATGGGCTCGCACCGGCCAGCTCACTCCACCCCAGTGGGTCAAGAGCGAGGCCGAGCTGGCCCGGCTCCTGGATCACATGCGCCGCTTCCGCGGGCTGAGCCTGCGAGACCTTGCACGCCACCGGGGCGGCTTCTCCCACCACACCTACGGCGCCGTTCTTCGCGGTGA
- a CDS encoding alpha/beta hydrolase yields MFALLHLPASAVQNAPAVILGPGMDMIKEDYIHAAERYYTSRGMVALSIEGPGQGESRARGLTVDLGNYERAISLYVDHLASLPEVDLTRIGMFGISMSGYWGSRAAATDRRLAALAAFEAVTGDFHTIFERAQPTFKNNYMYMAGYDDEDAFDRDLAAHMPLGDLVEQIICPVLYGIGEFDELTPLHQALASFERVRAPKELRVYEDEFHPLGGVAAEVFRFGAEWLQRALDGELTEPGRDVRHYVHRDGRTTDGTAHPAWWQGTKRS; encoded by the coding sequence ATCTTCGCCCTGCTCCACCTGCCCGCCTCTGCGGTGCAGAACGCGCCCGCGGTGATCCTCGGCCCCGGGATGGACATGATCAAGGAGGACTACATCCACGCCGCCGAGCGGTACTACACCTCACGCGGCATGGTCGCCCTCTCGATCGAGGGCCCTGGCCAAGGCGAGTCCCGCGCCCGTGGCCTGACCGTGGACCTCGGCAACTACGAGCGCGCCATCAGCCTCTACGTAGACCACCTGGCATCTCTGCCCGAGGTCGACCTGACCCGGATCGGCATGTTCGGCATCAGCATGAGCGGCTACTGGGGCTCACGTGCCGCAGCCACGGACCGGCGCCTCGCCGCACTGGCCGCGTTCGAGGCCGTGACCGGCGACTTCCACACCATCTTCGAGCGCGCCCAGCCCACCTTCAAGAACAACTACATGTACATGGCTGGATACGACGACGAGGACGCCTTCGACCGCGATCTCGCCGCCCACATGCCGCTGGGCGACCTCGTCGAACAGATCATCTGCCCGGTCCTCTACGGAATCGGCGAGTTCGACGAACTCACCCCACTCCACCAGGCCCTCGCCTCCTTCGAACGCGTCCGTGCACCAAAGGAACTGCGCGTCTACGAGGACGAATTCCACCCCCTCGGCGGCGTGGCCGCCGAGGTCTTCCGCTTCGGCGCCGAGTGGCTCCAGCGCGCCCTCGACGGCGAACTGACCGAGCCCGGCCGCGACGTCCGCCACTACGTTCACCGCGACGGCCGTACCACCGACGGCACCGCCCACCCCGCCTGGTGGCAGGGCACCAAGCGGTCGTAG
- a CDS encoding MarR family winged helix-turn-helix transcriptional regulator: MSQSESRPDAVRAAALDRLARAAYRLSAADARLRGRATRTPGALSLTHARALRALAEQGPLTIRQLAAGTETTGAATTQLVNGLVAAGYVTRTRASEDKRSVLVTLTAAGRARHDQRQQALAEALHTALASWDGPALDSASEVLDHLSAIYDQL; encoded by the coding sequence ATGTCCCAGTCCGAGTCCCGACCGGATGCCGTCCGCGCGGCAGCGCTCGACCGCCTCGCCCGCGCCGCCTACCGGCTGAGCGCTGCGGACGCGCGGCTGCGCGGCCGTGCCACCCGGACCCCCGGTGCTCTCTCCCTCACCCACGCCCGCGCGCTACGCGCCCTGGCCGAGCAGGGCCCGCTGACCATCCGCCAACTCGCCGCAGGTACGGAGACCACCGGCGCCGCCACCACCCAACTGGTCAACGGTCTCGTCGCGGCCGGCTATGTCACCCGCACCCGCGCCTCCGAGGACAAACGCTCCGTCCTGGTCACCCTCACCGCCGCCGGACGAGCGCGGCACGACCAGCGCCAGCAGGCACTGGCCGAAGCCCTGCACACCGCCCTGGCCAGCTGGGACGGCCCGGCCCTGGACTCGGCCTCCGAGGTACTGGATCACCTGTCGGCGATCTATGACCAGCTCTGA
- a CDS encoding IS5 family transposase produces the protein MPVLPSWLTDPLWDQFAALLPERPTVDPSHPLGCHRRRISDRIVFDKLLQLLRFGCSYQAISDTTCSATTIRNRRDEWSWLGVFARLKQFALESYDRIVGLVLDQIAVDGSITKAPGGGEAAGRSPVDHGKQGLKRSGMTDGYGIPLGRVLAGANRHDSPLRAPTLDLLDGLGPLPDDITVHLDAGYDSDKTRVELAARDLHGRIAHKGEKAPIQASQRWHVERTHAWQNAFHRLARCYERRATVVNAFFDLADTIIAVRSLIRRAWTTHRWDTRPQCRP, from the coding sequence GTGCCTGTGCTTCCATCATGGCTGACTGACCCGCTCTGGGACCAATTCGCGGCGCTGCTGCCCGAGCGCCCTACGGTCGATCCGTCCCACCCGCTGGGGTGCCACCGCCGCCGTATCAGCGACCGGATCGTGTTTGACAAGCTGCTGCAGCTCCTGCGGTTCGGCTGCTCCTACCAGGCGATCTCCGACACGACCTGCTCGGCGACCACCATCCGCAATCGTCGCGACGAGTGGAGCTGGCTTGGCGTCTTCGCCCGGCTCAAGCAGTTCGCGCTGGAGTCCTACGACCGGATCGTGGGGCTCGTGCTCGACCAGATCGCCGTCGACGGGTCCATCACCAAGGCCCCCGGTGGCGGCGAGGCCGCCGGGCGCTCACCGGTCGATCACGGCAAGCAGGGCCTGAAACGCTCGGGCATGACGGATGGTTACGGAATCCCGCTCGGCCGGGTCCTGGCCGGAGCGAACCGCCACGACTCGCCGCTGCGCGCGCCGACGCTGGACCTGCTGGACGGCCTCGGGCCGCTGCCCGACGACATCACGGTGCACCTGGACGCCGGCTACGACTCGGACAAGACCCGCGTCGAACTCGCCGCCCGCGACCTGCACGGCCGCATCGCGCACAAAGGTGAGAAGGCGCCGATCCAGGCGAGCCAGCGGTGGCATGTCGAGCGCACGCACGCCTGGCAGAACGCCTTCCACCGCCTTGCCCGCTGCTACGAGCGCCGCGCGACCGTCGTCAACGCCTTCTTCGACCTCGCGGACACGATCATCGCCGTCCGTAGCCTGATCCGCCGAGCCTGGACCACCCACCGCTGGGATACACGTCCTCAATGCCGACCATGA
- a CDS encoding helix-turn-helix domain-containing protein, which translates to MTSFYGFPCKYPVEEGMDVCAMHRRAKAHPDTDSTSYALAAVRMHEGWEELRARIWNLDKRALQSERLRLFRALEARATLSEEDYRLAALLLPSDDPATQERRALGLPGPNDGIGDGARLRGLGVLLAAAESAALGLNWGLPGQDGATGTPAEKKKSGPMLYSVAEAAERLDVGASWLRTESSAGRVPHRMIGSRRMFSEEDFEQIVKDAYQHPSTGRTAHPQPLVSRPPRRSRR; encoded by the coding sequence GTGACCTCGTTCTACGGCTTCCCGTGCAAGTACCCGGTGGAGGAGGGGATGGACGTCTGCGCGATGCACCGGCGGGCCAAGGCTCACCCGGATACGGACAGCACCTCCTATGCCCTCGCCGCGGTTCGGATGCACGAGGGCTGGGAGGAACTCCGCGCGCGGATCTGGAACTTGGACAAGCGGGCGCTGCAGAGCGAGCGACTGCGCTTGTTCCGAGCGCTCGAGGCGCGGGCCACGCTGAGCGAAGAGGACTACCGCCTGGCAGCGCTGCTCCTGCCCTCCGACGATCCGGCGACGCAGGAGCGTCGCGCACTCGGCCTGCCGGGCCCGAACGACGGTATCGGCGACGGCGCCCGGCTGCGCGGCCTCGGTGTGTTGCTGGCGGCGGCGGAGTCGGCCGCGCTCGGCCTCAACTGGGGGCTTCCGGGACAGGATGGGGCGACCGGCACACCAGCGGAGAAGAAGAAGTCGGGGCCGATGCTCTACTCCGTTGCCGAAGCAGCCGAGCGACTCGACGTCGGAGCCTCATGGCTGCGCACCGAGTCCAGTGCAGGCCGGGTTCCTCACCGGATGATCGGCAGCCGACGGATGTTCAGCGAGGAGGACTTCGAGCAGATCGTCAAGGACGCCTATCAGCACCCGTCGACAGGCAGGACGGCGCACCCCCAGCCCCTTGTTTCCCGGCCGCCGCGTCGAAGCCGACGCTGA
- a CDS encoding GntR family transcriptional regulator — MNSPAYRQIASELREAIERGTYPEGAALPKITEIAEQYGIAKQTARAAIAELEAEGLVEVGRRRGTTVRVRPVKQRLTRSRQVFRDERGYYFDPTAQPWNALEPPTITWGPAPRDVAVLLSAAPGEDVLIRDRIMGDVAARKPMQLATSFLPATLSRGTQLAERDTGPGGIYDLLENMGHGPLAWEETVGARMPAPAEAERLGLPKGIPLLRIVRTTKSPDGTVLEVNDTRMPADTFEIGYSITRHPSAVLPN, encoded by the coding sequence ATGAACAGCCCCGCCTATCGGCAGATCGCCTCGGAGCTGCGAGAGGCCATCGAACGGGGAACGTATCCCGAAGGCGCGGCGCTGCCGAAGATCACCGAGATCGCCGAGCAATACGGGATCGCCAAGCAGACCGCCCGTGCGGCCATCGCCGAGCTGGAAGCCGAGGGCCTGGTGGAGGTGGGCCGGCGCCGCGGCACCACCGTCCGCGTCAGGCCCGTAAAGCAGCGCCTCACGCGAAGCCGGCAGGTGTTCCGCGACGAGCGGGGCTACTACTTCGACCCGACCGCCCAGCCCTGGAACGCGCTCGAGCCCCCGACGATCACCTGGGGCCCGGCTCCCCGCGACGTCGCCGTCCTGCTCAGCGCCGCCCCGGGCGAGGACGTCCTGATCCGCGACCGAATCATGGGCGATGTCGCCGCACGCAAGCCGATGCAACTGGCCACCAGCTTCCTGCCCGCCACCCTCTCCCGCGGGACACAACTCGCCGAACGCGACACCGGCCCCGGCGGCATCTACGACCTCCTCGAAAACATGGGCCACGGCCCCCTGGCATGGGAGGAAACCGTGGGCGCCCGCATGCCCGCCCCGGCCGAGGCCGAACGCCTCGGCCTGCCCAAGGGCATCCCACTCCTGCGCATCGTGCGGACAACCAAGAGCCCGGATGGAACGGTGCTGGAGGTCAACGACACGCGCATGCCCGCGGACACCTTCGAGATCGGCTACTCCATCACCCGCCACCCCTCCGCCGTATTGCCCAACTGA
- a CDS encoding glycine-rich domain-containing protein: MPLLAVPGSASAALAPVDQAFTTPGRYEFTVPQGVTSLHVQALGGGGGGGGGGGNNDGRLSGAGGGGGSSGGAVSCTATVKGGDKLTVVVGNGGAGGEGGTGKYHNGKPGKDGSDSGVADMEHWRLLADARHGLPGRGGEASGTWESGYGGAGGASNRTHLVCQRSGRVLETGEAGTRGHDARINDPGQGGAGGYLSKYPKPCLFAGAGGGGGRGAGNSGGGDPHQRPSEPGRDGKSGCVVLTYTP; the protein is encoded by the coding sequence GTGCCGTTGCTGGCGGTGCCGGGCTCGGCGTCGGCGGCACTGGCCCCGGTCGACCAGGCGTTCACCACCCCTGGCCGGTACGAGTTCACCGTGCCGCAGGGCGTCACCAGCCTTCACGTGCAAGCCCTGGGCGGGGGTGGCGGGGGCGGGGGCGGGGGCGGCAACAATGACGGCCGCCTCAGTGGTGCCGGCGGCGGGGGTGGCAGCAGCGGGGGCGCGGTGTCGTGCACTGCCACTGTCAAGGGCGGAGACAAACTCACCGTCGTCGTGGGCAACGGAGGCGCGGGAGGCGAGGGCGGAACGGGCAAGTACCACAACGGCAAACCCGGCAAGGACGGAAGCGACTCCGGTGTTGCGGACATGGAGCATTGGCGTCTTCTGGCCGATGCCCGGCACGGGCTGCCAGGGCGGGGCGGTGAGGCGTCAGGAACGTGGGAAAGCGGTTACGGAGGAGCCGGTGGGGCAAGCAACCGCACGCACCTCGTCTGCCAGCGCTCCGGCAGGGTCCTCGAAACAGGCGAGGCCGGTACACGCGGTCACGATGCCCGCATCAACGACCCGGGACAGGGCGGTGCGGGAGGCTACCTTTCGAAGTACCCGAAGCCCTGCCTCTTCGCGGGAGCCGGAGGCGGCGGCGGCCGCGGAGCGGGCAACTCCGGCGGAGGGGACCCCCACCAGAGGCCGTCCGAACCGGGCCGCGACGGAAAGTCTGGCTGCGTGGTGCTGACCTACACCCCCTAA